From uncultured Roseateles sp., the proteins below share one genomic window:
- a CDS encoding MFS transporter — protein sequence MSSTTLPNTAIASAKSDITTISLIGLAHGTSHFFHMLLPPMFPIFMKEFGLSFSELGLLVTTFFVISGIGQALAGFLVDRTGARPVLFAALSCFVLASIAAGVATGYSGLMLAAALAGLGNSPFHPVDFTILNKRVSAPRLGHAFSVHGITGNLGWAVAPVLLIGVSTATGNWRWAYLATGLIAAAVMLLLFLKRDAIDDSQGAWAHDKAKGAAPVDEHPMAFLKLPSVWMCFSFFFWTTAALSAIQSFASPALAGMYGLPLTLTAYVVTGYMLCGAAGMVVGGFLVARVQQLERTIAAAMAFAAMLLLLTASGWLPGMLAAIVAAIAGFGTGLAGPSRDMLIKRAAPPGATGRVYGTVYSGLDVGFALAAPVFGALLDHGQPSSIFVGSAVALMLGVASAGLVGGYLSRRNSALAAA from the coding sequence ATGAGCAGCACCACACTTCCCAACACAGCTATTGCCTCGGCAAAAAGCGACATCACCACCATCAGCCTGATCGGCCTGGCCCACGGCACCTCGCATTTCTTCCACATGCTGCTGCCGCCGATGTTCCCCATCTTCATGAAGGAATTCGGCCTGAGTTTCTCCGAGCTGGGCCTGCTGGTCACGACCTTTTTCGTGATCTCCGGCATAGGCCAGGCGCTGGCCGGTTTTCTGGTCGACCGCACCGGCGCGCGGCCGGTGCTGTTCGCCGCGCTGAGCTGCTTTGTGCTGGCCTCGATCGCGGCCGGCGTGGCGACAGGCTATTCGGGCCTGATGCTGGCCGCGGCGCTGGCCGGTCTGGGCAACTCGCCCTTCCACCCGGTGGATTTCACGATTCTGAACAAGCGCGTGTCGGCGCCGCGCCTGGGCCATGCCTTCTCGGTGCATGGCATTACCGGCAATCTGGGCTGGGCGGTGGCACCGGTGCTGCTGATCGGTGTCTCGACGGCCACCGGCAACTGGCGCTGGGCCTATCTGGCCACCGGCCTGATCGCCGCCGCTGTGATGCTGCTGCTCTTCCTCAAGCGCGACGCGATCGACGACAGCCAGGGCGCCTGGGCCCATGACAAGGCCAAGGGTGCGGCGCCCGTCGATGAGCATCCGATGGCCTTTCTGAAGCTGCCCTCGGTGTGGATGTGCTTCTCCTTCTTTTTCTGGACCACGGCGGCCCTGAGCGCCATCCAGAGCTTTGCCAGCCCGGCCCTGGCCGGCATGTACGGCCTGCCGCTGACCTTGACCGCCTATGTGGTGACCGGCTATATGTTGTGCGGTGCCGCCGGCATGGTGGTGGGCGGCTTTCTGGTCGCCCGCGTGCAGCAGCTGGAGCGCACCATCGCCGCGGCGATGGCCTTTGCCGCCATGCTGCTGCTGCTGACCGCCAGCGGCTGGCTGCCCGGCATGCTGGCCGCCATCGTGGCCGCGATCGCCGGTTTCGGCACCGGCCTGGCCGGCCCGTCGCGCGACATGCTGATCAAGCGTGCCGCCCCTCCGGGCGCCACGGGCCGGGTCTACGGCACCGTCTACTCCGGCCTGGACGTCGGCTTCGCCCTGGCCGCGCCGGTGTTCGGCGCTCTGCTGGACCATGGCCAGCCGTCCAGCATCTTCGTCGGCTCGGCGGTGGCGCTGATGCTGGGCGTGGCTTCGGCGGGCCTGGTCGGCGGCTATCTGTCGCGTCGCAATTCCGCGCTGGCCGCGGCCTGA
- a CDS encoding RNA-binding S4 domain-containing protein has translation MSNILFELRGEFIPLDSLLKATGLAESGGRARVVISEGQVEVDGKTELRKTAKIREGQVVSYLGTQIRVLAGT, from the coding sequence ATGAGCAATATCCTGTTCGAGCTGCGTGGCGAGTTCATCCCGCTGGACAGCCTGTTGAAGGCCACGGGCCTGGCCGAAAGCGGCGGGCGCGCCCGCGTCGTCATCAGCGAGGGGCAGGTCGAGGTGGACGGCAAGACCGAGCTGCGCAAGACGGCCAAGATACGCGAGGGTCAGGTCGTGAGCTACCTGGGCACGCAGATCAGGGTGCTGGCTGGCACCTGA
- a CDS encoding helix-turn-helix transcriptional regulator, producing MTAHSPPQRPRRQLVDTPPLDPRLYEPTAERPLRAKARVLANHIRIEPHHHAWGQLVFSVTGVTRVSAGLSTFIVPPSRAVWIPPRRVHSVTAVEQADLRTLYLHQAVVPDSAAWRECRVLEVSPLLRELVLQLATDPDNPPVGPADEQREHHLSALVLDELQRARPLRLGVDLPQDKRLLALCEAILDDPARHANLDGWAEETGASPRTIARLFRQELGTSFAQWRQQVLLARALSMAARKRPMSHIAAELGYASASAFTAMVTRAVGMPPSRFFAEA from the coding sequence ATGACCGCGCATTCCCCACCTCAGCGCCCCCGCCGCCAGCTGGTCGACACCCCGCCGCTGGATCCACGGCTGTACGAGCCCACGGCCGAGCGGCCGTTGCGCGCCAAGGCGCGGGTGCTGGCCAACCACATCCGCATCGAGCCGCACCACCATGCCTGGGGCCAGCTGGTGTTCTCGGTCACCGGGGTGACACGGGTCAGCGCGGGCTTGAGCACCTTCATCGTGCCGCCGTCGCGGGCGGTGTGGATCCCCCCGCGGCGCGTGCACAGCGTCACCGCCGTCGAGCAGGCCGATCTGCGCACGCTGTACCTGCATCAGGCCGTGGTGCCCGACAGCGCAGCCTGGCGGGAGTGCCGGGTGCTGGAGGTCTCGCCGCTGCTGCGCGAGCTGGTCCTGCAACTCGCCACCGACCCTGACAACCCGCCCGTCGGCCCGGCCGACGAGCAACGCGAACACCACCTCTCCGCCCTAGTGCTGGACGAGCTGCAACGCGCCCGCCCGCTGCGCCTGGGGGTGGACTTGCCGCAGGACAAACGCCTGCTCGCGCTGTGCGAGGCCATTCTCGACGACCCGGCCCGCCACGCCAATCTGGACGGCTGGGCGGAGGAAACCGGCGCCAGCCCCCGCACCATCGCACGGTTGTTCCGTCAGGAACTGGGCACCAGCTTTGCGCAGTGGCGTCAACAGGTGCTGCTGGCCCGTGCGCTGTCGATGGCGGCACGCAAGCGGCCGATGAGCCATATCGCCGCCGAGCTGGGCTATGCCAGCGCCAGCGCCTTCACGGCCATGGTCACGCGGGCGGTGGGCATGCCGCCCAGCCGTTTCTTTGCCGAGGCCTGA
- a CDS encoding bifunctional helix-turn-helix transcriptional regulator/GNAT family N-acetyltransferase: MSDTPTVEAVRRFSRFYTGQLGLLDDGLLDSPFSLSEARILYELAHRPDLTATTLRSELRLDAGYLSRILKRFEGRGLLSRRTSPDDGRQTLLSLTEAGHAAFAPLNEGSRRQVAALLEPLNPDQQGELVQALVTVERLLGAPAPAVAYLLRPHQIGDIGWVTRRQAMLYAQEYGWDESFEALVAEIGAKFIKEFDPKKERCWIAEREGAIVGSVFVVRESDEAAKLRMLYVEPSARGLGLGRRLTEECIRFARQQGYKTLTLWTNDVLVSARKIYQAAGFQLVAEERHHSFGKDLVGQNWNLAL, translated from the coding sequence ATGTCCGACACCCCCACCGTCGAGGCCGTCCGCCGCTTCAGCCGTTTCTACACCGGCCAGCTGGGTCTGCTGGACGATGGCCTGCTCGACAGCCCGTTCTCGCTCAGCGAGGCGCGCATTCTCTACGAGCTGGCCCATCGCCCGGACCTGACCGCCACCACGCTGCGCAGCGAACTGAGGCTGGACGCCGGCTATCTGAGCCGCATCCTCAAGCGCTTCGAGGGGCGCGGCCTGCTGAGCCGCCGGACTTCGCCCGACGATGGGCGCCAGACGCTGCTGAGCTTGACCGAGGCCGGCCATGCCGCCTTTGCGCCGCTGAACGAGGGCTCCAGACGGCAGGTCGCGGCTCTGCTGGAGCCGCTGAACCCCGATCAGCAAGGCGAGCTGGTTCAGGCACTGGTCACGGTCGAGCGCCTGCTCGGTGCGCCCGCGCCGGCGGTAGCCTATCTGCTACGTCCGCACCAGATCGGTGACATCGGCTGGGTCACGCGCCGCCAGGCCATGCTTTACGCGCAGGAGTACGGCTGGGACGAAAGCTTCGAGGCGCTGGTGGCCGAGATCGGCGCCAAATTCATCAAGGAATTCGACCCGAAAAAGGAGCGCTGCTGGATCGCCGAGCGCGAGGGCGCCATCGTTGGTTCGGTGTTTGTGGTGCGCGAATCGGACGAAGCGGCCAAGCTGCGCATGCTCTACGTCGAGCCTTCGGCTCGCGGCCTGGGGCTGGGCCGGCGGCTGACCGAGGAATGCATACGCTTTGCCCGGCAGCAGGGCTACAAGACCCTGACCCTGTGGACCAACGATGTGCTGGTCTCGGCGCGCAAGATCTATCAGGCGGCCGGTTTTCAGCTGGTGGCCGAGGAGCGGCACCACTCGTTCGGCAAGGACCTGGTGGGGCAGAACTGGAATCTGGCCCTGTAG
- a CDS encoding late competence development ComFB family protein, translating to MTTDFTSIYNHHERIIFGAVMDYASNYPEIRDDDDLLADVACVALNRLPPRYIRHEVDFVFYLTDRERHEMDLATKEAVGYAFEFVAARAALRARQQ from the coding sequence ATGACAACCGATTTCACCTCGATCTACAACCATCACGAGCGCATCATCTTCGGCGCGGTGATGGACTATGCATCCAACTACCCCGAGATCCGCGACGACGATGATTTGCTGGCCGATGTGGCCTGCGTGGCCCTGAACCGCTTGCCGCCGCGCTATATCCGCCACGAGGTGGACTTCGTGTTCTACCTGACCGACCGCGAGCGCCACGAGATGGATCTGGCGACCAAGGAGGCAGTCGGCTATGCCTTCGAGTTCGTCGCCGCCCGCGCGGCGCTGAGGGCGCGCCAGCAGTAG
- a CDS encoding xanthine dehydrogenase family protein molybdopterin-binding subunit yields the protein MLPHTDYSEMPRALQHMLERDRDHEPATLPRRSFLKLAVTSAGGGLALGAFPHLALGQPASGVKATQQPSAFVQIAPNGEVMVTINRLEFGQGVQTALPMILAEELDADWSLVRSRHGSGDAAYVDPLFGIHLTGGSNSVKNSFTQYRELGARARAMLLGAAAERWKVDVSTLRTEAGKVLSADGRQFGYGELAEAAMAQPVPEKIALKDAKDFRIIGRPTGRLDAKAKSSGRQDFGIDVRLPGQLTAVVARPTVFGARLASVDDGAARAVKGVRAVLRVPLDRGAEGVAVVADGYWQAKLGRDALKLKWDTTAVEKVDSDKQLVQYRELATQPGPRHFDADMAPLAKAPRQLEAEFVFPYLAHAAMEPLNCTVVLGDGKAELWTGSQCPGLDAMAAAKVLGLKPEQVAVRVQMAGGGFGRRFSSGSDFVVEACEIAKAARAAGLSAPVRTLWSREDDMRGGYYRPMQLHRARIGFDERGQVLAWDHVIVGQSITTGSVFESFQVKNGIDATATEGMRDPYAVPMRLTVHHPKLNVPVLWWRSVGSTHTAFVMETLIDEIARATQQDPVAYRLQLWGDKHPRHRAALQLAVEKSGYGKKGKLPAGRAWGVAVHESFSTVIAYVVEASIQKGSPVLHRVTAGVHCNLAVNPRTIEAQLQGAAVMGLSMCLPGAAITLKDGEVQQSNFGDFTVARITDIPQFEVHIVPSADAPTGMGEPGLPPLAPAFANAIARLTGKPLRQLPLKLS from the coding sequence ATGCTGCCCCATACCGACTACAGCGAAATGCCCCGCGCCCTGCAGCACATGCTGGAGCGCGACCGTGACCATGAGCCCGCCACGCTGCCGCGGCGCAGCTTCCTGAAGCTGGCCGTGACCTCGGCCGGCGGCGGGCTGGCGCTCGGCGCCTTCCCGCATCTGGCGCTAGGCCAACCGGCCTCCGGCGTGAAGGCCACGCAACAGCCCTCGGCCTTTGTGCAGATCGCGCCCAATGGCGAGGTCATGGTGACGATCAACCGGCTGGAGTTCGGCCAGGGCGTGCAGACGGCCCTGCCGATGATCCTCGCCGAAGAGCTGGATGCCGACTGGAGCCTGGTGCGCAGCCGGCATGGCTCCGGCGATGCCGCCTACGTCGACCCGCTGTTCGGCATCCATCTGACCGGCGGTTCCAACTCGGTCAAGAACAGCTTCACCCAGTACCGCGAACTCGGTGCCCGCGCGCGGGCCATGTTGCTGGGCGCCGCTGCCGAACGCTGGAAGGTGGATGTCAGCACCCTGCGGACCGAGGCTGGCAAGGTCTTGTCTGCGGACGGTCGCCAGTTCGGCTATGGCGAGCTGGCCGAGGCCGCGATGGCCCAGCCGGTGCCCGAGAAGATTGCGCTGAAGGACGCCAAGGACTTCCGCATCATCGGCCGGCCCACCGGGCGGCTGGACGCCAAGGCCAAGAGCAGCGGTCGGCAGGACTTCGGCATCGACGTGCGCCTGCCCGGCCAGCTGACCGCCGTGGTCGCCCGTCCGACGGTGTTCGGCGCACGGCTGGCCTCGGTGGACGACGGCGCGGCGCGGGCCGTCAAGGGCGTGCGGGCCGTGCTGCGCGTGCCGCTGGACCGCGGCGCCGAGGGCGTGGCCGTGGTCGCCGATGGCTACTGGCAGGCCAAGCTCGGGCGCGACGCGCTGAAGCTGAAGTGGGACACCACCGCCGTCGAGAAGGTGGACAGCGACAAGCAACTGGTGCAGTACCGCGAACTGGCCACCCAGCCCGGCCCGCGCCATTTCGACGCCGATATGGCGCCGCTGGCGAAGGCGCCGCGGCAGCTGGAAGCCGAGTTCGTCTTCCCCTATCTGGCCCATGCGGCGATGGAGCCTCTGAACTGCACCGTGGTGCTCGGCGACGGCAAGGCCGAGCTGTGGACCGGCTCGCAATGCCCGGGCCTGGACGCGATGGCCGCCGCCAAGGTGCTGGGCCTCAAGCCCGAACAGGTGGCGGTGCGCGTGCAGATGGCCGGCGGCGGCTTCGGCCGGCGCTTCTCCAGCGGCAGCGACTTCGTCGTCGAGGCCTGCGAGATCGCCAAGGCGGCACGGGCCGCCGGCCTCAGCGCCCCGGTGCGCACCTTGTGGAGCCGCGAGGACGATATGCGCGGCGGCTACTACCGCCCGATGCAGCTGCACCGCGCCCGCATCGGTTTCGACGAGCGCGGCCAGGTGCTGGCCTGGGACCATGTGATCGTCGGCCAATCCATCACCACCGGCTCGGTGTTCGAGTCATTCCAGGTCAAGAACGGCATCGATGCCACGGCCACCGAGGGCATGCGCGACCCCTACGCGGTGCCCATGCGCCTGACCGTGCACCACCCCAAGCTGAATGTGCCTGTGCTGTGGTGGCGCAGCGTCGGCTCCACCCACACGGCCTTCGTGATGGAGACCCTGATCGACGAGATCGCCCGCGCGACCCAGCAGGACCCTGTCGCCTACCGCCTGCAGCTGTGGGGCGACAAGCACCCGCGCCACCGCGCCGCGCTGCAGCTGGCAGTGGAAAAGAGCGGCTATGGCAAAAAGGGCAAACTGCCGGCCGGCCGCGCCTGGGGCGTGGCGGTGCATGAGTCTTTCTCGACCGTGATTGCCTACGTCGTCGAAGCCTCGATACAGAAGGGCAGCCCGGTGCTGCACAGGGTGACGGCCGGCGTGCACTGCAATCTGGCCGTGAACCCGCGCACGATAGAGGCGCAGCTGCAGGGCGCGGCGGTGATGGGCCTGTCGATGTGCCTGCCCGGCGCGGCCATCACCTTGAAGGACGGCGAAGTGCAGCAAAGCAATTTCGGCGACTTCACGGTGGCCCGCATCACCGACATACCGCAGTTCGAGGTCCACATCGTGCCCAGCGCCGACGCACCGACCGGCATGGGCGAGCCGGGCCTGCCACCGCTGGCGCCGGCCTTTGCCAATGCCATCGCAAGGTTGACCGGCAAACCGCTGCGTCAGCTGCCGCTCAAGCTGAGCTGA
- a CDS encoding 2Fe-2S iron-sulfur cluster-binding protein, with translation MSTLNVNGREHAVDADPGTPILWALRDTLGMTGTKFGCGAALCGACTVHLDGQAIRSCITPISAAEGKQIRTIEATTDGSDKVGAAVHAAWVKHDVAQCGYCQSGQIMSATAFLKSLPRGRKPTAAEIDSAMAGNICRCGTYARIRAAVADAAKALA, from the coding sequence ATGAGCACGCTCAACGTCAACGGCCGTGAACACGCGGTCGATGCCGACCCCGGCACCCCCATTCTCTGGGCCCTGCGCGACACGCTGGGCATGACCGGCACCAAGTTCGGCTGCGGCGCGGCCCTGTGCGGTGCCTGCACCGTGCATCTGGACGGCCAGGCGATACGCTCCTGCATCACGCCGATCTCGGCCGCCGAGGGCAAGCAGATACGCACCATCGAAGCCACCACCGATGGCAGCGACAAGGTCGGTGCGGCGGTGCATGCGGCCTGGGTCAAGCACGACGTGGCCCAGTGCGGCTACTGCCAGAGCGGCCAGATCATGAGCGCCACGGCCTTTCTGAAGTCGCTGCCTCGCGGCAGGAAGCCCACCGCGGCCGAAATCGACTCCGCCATGGCCGGCAATATCTGCCGCTGTGGCACCTACGCACGAATCCGCGCCGCGGTGGCCGATGCCGCCAAAGCCCTGGCCTGA
- the nadA gene encoding quinolinate synthase NadA, producing the protein MTQVLFDYTRQDAQGASCTAHAWAKVPPPLNSAQRKTVKQRARELLEEHKAVLVAHYYVDGDLQDLALETGGIVADSLEMARFGRDHAAQTLVVAGVRFMGESAKILSPHKRVLMPDLDATCSLDLGCPADDFAAFCDAHPDRTVVVYANTSAAVKARADWMVTSSCALAIVNELKARGEKILWAPDKHLGGYIQQQTGADMLLWQGACIVHDEFRGLELDLLRAQHPNAMVLVHPESPASVVAQADVVGSTSQMLKAVIDGTAQEYIVATDNGILHRMRQLAPGKTLIEAPTAGNAATCKSCAHCPWMAMNAVQGVVDCLEQGSGEIFVDEAIRQQALGCITRMLDFVAQNPAALAQPAVRGAIGLTPGIGAV; encoded by the coding sequence ATGACCCAGGTGCTTTTCGACTACACCCGCCAGGACGCCCAAGGCGCCAGCTGCACCGCCCATGCCTGGGCCAAGGTGCCGCCCCCTCTGAACAGCGCGCAGCGCAAGACCGTCAAGCAGCGCGCCCGCGAACTGCTGGAAGAGCACAAGGCGGTGCTGGTCGCGCACTACTACGTCGATGGCGATCTGCAGGACCTGGCGCTGGAGACTGGCGGCATCGTCGCCGACTCGCTGGAGATGGCCCGCTTCGGCCGCGACCACGCCGCGCAGACCCTGGTCGTGGCCGGCGTGCGCTTCATGGGCGAGTCGGCCAAGATACTGAGCCCGCACAAGCGGGTGCTGATGCCCGATCTGGACGCCACCTGCTCGCTGGACCTGGGCTGCCCGGCCGACGATTTCGCCGCGTTCTGCGATGCCCACCCGGACCGTACCGTCGTCGTCTATGCCAACACCAGCGCCGCCGTGAAGGCCCGCGCCGACTGGATGGTCACCAGCTCCTGCGCGCTGGCCATCGTCAATGAATTGAAGGCCCGCGGCGAGAAGATTCTCTGGGCCCCCGACAAGCACCTGGGTGGCTACATCCAGCAGCAGACCGGCGCCGATATGCTGCTGTGGCAGGGCGCCTGCATCGTCCACGACGAGTTCAGAGGCCTGGAGCTGGACCTGCTCCGCGCCCAGCACCCGAACGCGATGGTGCTGGTGCACCCCGAGTCGCCGGCCAGCGTGGTGGCCCAGGCCGATGTCGTCGGCTCGACCTCGCAGATGCTGAAGGCCGTGATAGACGGCACCGCCCAGGAGTACATCGTCGCTACCGACAACGGCATCCTGCACCGCATGCGCCAGCTGGCGCCGGGCAAGACCTTGATCGAGGCGCCGACCGCCGGCAATGCCGCCACCTGCAAGAGCTGCGCCCATTGCCCCTGGATGGCGATGAACGCGGTGCAGGGTGTGGTGGACTGCCTGGAGCAGGGCTCGGGCGAGATCTTCGTCGATGAGGCGATACGCCAGCAGGCGCTGGGCTGTATCACCCGTATGCTGGACTTCGTCGCGCAAAACCCGGCAGCTCTGGCCCAGCCGGCAGTGCGCGGCGCCATCGGGCTGACCCCAGGCATCGGTGCGGTCTGA
- a CDS encoding AraC family transcriptional regulator gives MPITTLAHEIGKIAQNDGDHPTAIPQLSFHRRSLKTDPIPCMYGLGLAVIAQGGKQVTLGELVLDYGPGQSLLTTVDLPVLAQVTRADLAAPFLGLLLKLDARAIVQLAAEMALPPLPREQTPRAISLSPLEAPLLDAVERLVQLLHEPQLIASLAPLIQQEILVRLLSSPHGPYLRQLVAAGSPSHQIALAMAWLKQNFSRDVLMDDLAATAHMSPSTFRLHFRQLTGMSPVQYQKQLRLQEARQLMLNQALDASSTAARVGYESASQFSRDYSRLFGAPPQRDIKRMQTAP, from the coding sequence ATGCCCATCACCACCCTGGCTCACGAGATTGGCAAGATTGCCCAAAATGATGGTGATCACCCCACGGCCATCCCGCAGCTCAGCTTCCACCGCCGCAGCCTCAAGACCGACCCCATTCCCTGCATGTACGGGCTCGGGCTGGCCGTCATCGCCCAGGGCGGCAAGCAGGTCACGCTGGGCGAGCTGGTGCTCGACTACGGCCCGGGCCAGTCGCTGCTGACGACGGTCGATCTGCCCGTCCTGGCCCAGGTCACCCGGGCCGATCTGGCGGCGCCCTTTCTGGGCCTGCTGCTGAAGCTCGATGCCCGTGCCATCGTGCAGCTGGCGGCGGAGATGGCCCTGCCGCCGCTGCCTCGCGAGCAGACGCCGCGAGCGATCTCGCTGAGCCCGCTGGAAGCGCCGCTGCTCGACGCGGTGGAACGGCTGGTCCAACTGCTGCATGAGCCTCAGCTGATCGCCAGCCTGGCGCCGCTGATACAGCAGGAGATTCTGGTGCGGCTGCTGTCCAGCCCGCACGGGCCCTATCTGCGGCAGCTGGTGGCCGCGGGCTCGCCCAGCCACCAGATCGCCCTGGCCATGGCCTGGCTCAAGCAGAACTTCAGCCGCGATGTGCTGATGGACGATCTGGCCGCCACCGCGCACATGAGCCCCTCGACCTTCCGGCTGCACTTCCGCCAGCTCACCGGCATGAGCCCGGTGCAGTACCAGAAGCAGCTGCGCCTGCAGGAGGCCCGCCAGCTGATGCTCAATCAGGCGCTGGATGCCAGCAGCACGGCGGCGCGGGTCGGCTACGAAAGCGCCTCACAGTTCAGCCGCGACTACAGCCGGCTGTTCGGCGCCCCGCCCCAACGCGATATCAAGCGCATGCAAACCGCGCCGTGA
- a CDS encoding thiamine pyrophosphate-binding protein: MSTQPTTTPSRLAGHALVEALIAQGIDTVFGVPGESYLAVLDGFHEHAEKIRFIACRQEGGAAFMAEAQGKLTGKPGICFVTRGPGATNASIGLHTAFQDSTPMVLFIGQVASDQRDREAFQEVDYRQMFGPGTLGMAKWVGEIHDPHRLPEYVARAFHTAMQGRPGPVVLVLPEDMLTQATTAPIVAPVAFAEAAPTPAALGTLRDMLLAAKQPLVIAGGGGWTPGACTDLQAFAEAWQLPVGCAFRFQDLFDNGHPLYAGDVGIGINPKLAQRVQDADLIVAIGPRLGEMTTGGYTLLQAPRPKQRLVHIHAGAEELGRVYTADLLINASMGCAATALKSLAAPAEAAWSDWTAAANTDYQANLVPQPVAPMDMAEVIKTLDALLPEGTIYTNGAGNYSGWLHRFHRYTALHQHGRTQLAPTSGAMGYGVPAAVAASLLQSERWVVNIAGDGDFLMTGQELATATGYGAKKLLSIVVDNGTYGTIRMHQEREYPGRVSGSDLFNPDFAALAVAYGWRAAKVESTAQFEPALREAIASGRPTLIHIKLDSDVITSRGTLSAIREAAHKRLGSS; the protein is encoded by the coding sequence ATGAGCACGCAACCCACCACAACACCGTCCCGCCTCGCCGGCCACGCGCTGGTCGAGGCCTTGATCGCCCAAGGCATTGATACCGTCTTCGGCGTCCCCGGCGAAAGCTATCTGGCCGTGCTGGACGGCTTCCACGAGCATGCCGAGAAGATACGCTTCATTGCCTGCCGGCAGGAGGGCGGCGCCGCCTTCATGGCCGAGGCACAAGGCAAGCTGACCGGCAAGCCCGGCATCTGCTTCGTCACCCGCGGCCCCGGCGCGACCAATGCCAGCATAGGCCTGCACACCGCCTTCCAGGACAGCACGCCGATGGTGCTGTTCATCGGCCAGGTGGCCAGCGACCAGCGCGACCGCGAGGCCTTCCAGGAGGTGGACTACCGCCAGATGTTCGGCCCCGGCACCCTGGGCATGGCCAAATGGGTGGGCGAGATCCACGACCCGCACCGCCTGCCCGAATACGTGGCCCGCGCGTTCCACACCGCGATGCAGGGCCGTCCCGGCCCGGTGGTGCTGGTGCTGCCCGAGGACATGCTGACCCAGGCCACGACGGCACCCATCGTCGCGCCGGTGGCCTTTGCCGAGGCCGCGCCGACGCCGGCCGCGCTGGGCACGCTACGTGACATGCTGCTGGCCGCCAAGCAGCCGCTGGTGATTGCCGGCGGTGGCGGCTGGACGCCCGGCGCCTGCACCGATCTGCAGGCCTTTGCCGAGGCCTGGCAGCTGCCGGTCGGCTGCGCCTTCCGCTTCCAGGATCTGTTCGACAACGGACATCCGCTCTATGCCGGCGACGTCGGCATCGGCATCAATCCGAAGCTGGCACAGCGCGTGCAGGACGCCGACCTGATCGTCGCCATAGGCCCGCGCCTGGGCGAGATGACGACCGGCGGCTACACGCTGCTGCAGGCGCCGCGTCCGAAGCAGCGGCTGGTGCACATCCACGCCGGTGCCGAGGAGCTGGGCCGGGTCTACACGGCCGATCTGCTGATCAATGCCAGCATGGGCTGCGCCGCCACGGCGCTGAAGAGCCTGGCAGCGCCAGCTGAAGCTGCCTGGTCCGACTGGACGGCCGCAGCGAATACCGACTACCAGGCCAATCTCGTGCCCCAGCCCGTCGCGCCCATGGACATGGCCGAGGTCATCAAGACCCTGGACGCCTTGCTGCCCGAGGGCACCATCTACACCAATGGCGCCGGCAACTACAGCGGCTGGTTGCACCGTTTTCACCGCTACACCGCGCTGCACCAGCATGGCCGCACCCAGCTGGCGCCGACCTCGGGCGCGATGGGCTATGGCGTGCCGGCGGCCGTCGCCGCCAGCCTTTTGCAAAGCGAGCGCTGGGTCGTCAATATCGCCGGCGACGGCGACTTTCTGATGACCGGCCAGGAGCTGGCCACGGCCACCGGCTATGGCGCGAAGAAGCTGCTCAGCATCGTGGTGGACAACGGCACCTACGGCACGATTCGCATGCACCAGGAGCGTGAATACCCGGGGCGCGTCAGCGGCAGCGATCTGTTCAACCCCGACTTCGCCGCGCTGGCCGTGGCCTATGGCTGGCGCGCCGCCAAGGTGGAGAGCACGGCCCAGTTCGAGCCCGCGCTGCGCGAGGCCATCGCCAGCGGCCGACCCACGCTGATACATATCAAGCTGGACTCGGATGTGATCACCAGCCGTGGCACCTTGAGTGCCATTCGCGAGGCGGCGCACAAGCGCCTGGGGTCGTCATGA